One Thermus sp. CCB_US3_UF1 genomic window carries:
- a CDS encoding DUF2188 domain-containing protein, which translates to MPKEGGNRKYLHVVRRGEGWAVEREGAKRASKIFRTQEEAKAYAREVAEREKGEVIVHDQKGRIRERDSYGSDPHPPKDREH; encoded by the coding sequence ATGCCAAAAGAGGGCGGGAATCGCAAATACCTTCATGTCGTTAGACGAGGAGAGGGATGGGCTGTGGAGCGCGAAGGGGCAAAGAGGGCTTCCAAAATCTTCCGCACCCAAGAGGAAGCGAAAGCCTACGCTCGGGAAGTAGCTGAGAGGGAAAAGGGAGAAGTCATCGTTCACGACCAGAAGGGGAGGATCCGAGAGCGGGATAGCTACGGGAGCGACCCTCACCCTCCCAAGGACAGGGAGC